The genome window CTAATAGATTTTCAGAAAAAACGACACTGCCAGCGCCGATAAACGCAATCTTTGCCATTAACGGTTAATTCTCCTACTTATATCATCGGCTAACGAAGCTAACTTACCAACCTATACCTCTACCGGTTTTCCGCCTTGCGCCGCTGAATTCCAAATGGCTTCAGTAAGCGTAATGACAGGCAGGAAGCCTTGAACCGGCGAGCCAACTTCTTCACGGCCAAGAATCGCCATTATAAAGTTGCTGGTTGATGAAGTGCCCTCAGGGAATTTCGTTATCTCGGTGAGATTGCCTTGGGCATCAGCAAATTTGAGCGGCTGGCTCATATCGAAGTAAAAGCATCCCTTGTCCCCAACAACCGTAAAGGCCTCATGGAACTGAGGCGCATTCCCGCATATGGAGATGTTCCCGAGCGCTCCATTATCAAAAACCACTGAGACGACCGAGTTAATATCTACTTTCGCAGTAAGGTTGTCCGTATAGGCACTCACTTTTTTAGGCTTCAGACCAGTCAACCATAGAAGAATGTCCATCACATGGCTTCCTGAGTCGTTGAGCTGGCCACCACCCGAAAGCGCAGGGTCCGACCGCCAAGTATTATTAGAAATATTCAACCATTCCTGGCATTGAAGAACGCTGACATACTGCACCTTGCCCAAATCGCCGGCAGCAATACAATCACGCATATATCGGAATAGACCCGAATAGCGCCGTTGATAGCCAATTACGCCAATTCGTTTAGGATCGCTGTTAAACCATGAGATGACCTCATTAGCATCCTGTACGGTACAAACCATCGGCTTTTCGCACAAGATGTGCATACCGGCATCAAAGGCATCTTTGATCTGGCTGTAGTGCATCGTATGCGGTGTGGCGATAACCACTGCATCCATCGGGACCTTCTCAAGCATCTCTTGGTGAGTGCTGAAACCAGGCACATCCACTAATTCCGGTCGTCTTTCCTTTGTGAGTTTAATCTGTTCAGGATTGGTGTCCGCCAGACCAACGATCTCAGCTTCAGGAATTTGCGAAAGATGAGTCATGTGTGAGGAAATCGCTATACCACCGCAGCCAATAATTCCAACTCGAACCTTGTTTGTCATTGAAAAGCTCCTTACTTTTTATTTAGTCTTTATCGATATCTACTGGAAGCCCACCCTGAGCTGCTGAACGCCAAATGGCTTCAGCTAGCTGCATCACAGGGAGGAAACCTTTAACAGGCGACCCATTTTCTTCCTCGCCTAAGATGCATTGGATAAAATTATGGGTCGGGGTTGTGCTCGTGGGAAGATGAGCGGGTTTTACACTTTTGCCATTCTCATCATCCGTATAAATCTCATCGTCAATATAGAAGTAGCTGCCTTTATCGCCAACTACAGAATATTCCTCATGGGTTTGAGGAGCGTTACCAACAATAGCGATATTGCCAAGGGCGCCGTTATCAAATATAATCGATACCGTCGAATTAATGTCCACCTCCGCGCCGCAGTTATCGATAAAAGCGCTCACTCTGGCAGGTGATAGGTCGGTGATCCATAGCAGAAAATCCATCAGGTGACTGGCAGAATCATTAAGCTGACCGCCGCCCGACAACTTCGGATCAAGTCTCCAAGTGCCCTGCGACATCCTCAACCACTCTTGACATTGCAACGCTCGAATATACTGCACTTTACCTATCTTGCCGGCAGCGACTCCTTCGCGCATATATCGGTAAGTGCCTTCAAATCGACACTGATAACTCACAATATCTACCCGTTTCGGGTCGCTTTCGAACCAGGATATTACTTCTTTGGTCTCGCGTACGCTGCACACCATCGGTTTTTCACACAAGATATGCATGCCTGCATCAAAAGCGTCTTTAATATGAGTAAAGTGCATAGTGTGCGGGGTGGTAATACATACCGCATCCATCGGAACCTTTTCGAGCATTTCCTTATGAGAGGCGAAGACAGGAACGTTCAACATCTCTACATATCGACTTCGAGCTGACTCCACTCCTTGCATTATCGGTTCAGCGATGGCAACAATTTCCGATTCGGGCATCGCTAAAAAGCGCCCGATATGGTTCTGTGCCATTTTGCCGCAGCCGATAATACCTACCCTTACAGCATCCGACATGAACTTCATCACCCGTTAAAACTAAATGACGAGGCGTTAAAAGAATCTT of bacterium contains these proteins:
- a CDS encoding Gfo/Idh/MocA family oxidoreductase; amino-acid sequence: MTNKVRVGIIGCGGIAISSHMTHLSQIPEAEIVGLADTNPEQIKLTKERRPELVDVPGFSTHQEMLEKVPMDAVVIATPHTMHYSQIKDAFDAGMHILCEKPMVCTVQDANEVISWFNSDPKRIGVIGYQRRYSGLFRYMRDCIAAGDLGKVQYVSVLQCQEWLNISNNTWRSDPALSGGGQLNDSGSHVMDILLWLTGLKPKKVSAYTDNLTAKVDINSVVSVVFDNGALGNISICGNAPQFHEAFTVVGDKGCFYFDMSQPLKFADAQGNLTEITKFPEGTSSTSNFIMAILGREEVGSPVQGFLPVITLTEAIWNSAAQGGKPVEV
- a CDS encoding Gfo/Idh/MocA family oxidoreductase codes for the protein MSDAVRVGIIGCGKMAQNHIGRFLAMPESEIVAIAEPIMQGVESARSRYVEMLNVPVFASHKEMLEKVPMDAVCITTPHTMHFTHIKDAFDAGMHILCEKPMVCSVRETKEVISWFESDPKRVDIVSYQCRFEGTYRYMREGVAAGKIGKVQYIRALQCQEWLRMSQGTWRLDPKLSGGGQLNDSASHLMDFLLWITDLSPARVSAFIDNCGAEVDINSTVSIIFDNGALGNIAIVGNAPQTHEEYSVVGDKGSYFYIDDEIYTDDENGKSVKPAHLPTSTTPTHNFIQCILGEEENGSPVKGFLPVMQLAEAIWRSAAQGGLPVDIDKD